One window of the Camelina sativa cultivar DH55 chromosome 1, Cs, whole genome shotgun sequence genome contains the following:
- the LOC104701108 gene encoding putative cadmium/zinc-transporting ATPase HMA4 isoform X1, translated as MASSQNKEEEKKKVKKLQKSYFDVLGICCTSEVPIIENILKSLDGVKDFSVIVPSRTVIVVHDSLLISPFQIAKALNQARLEANVRVNGETNFKNKWPSPFAVVSGLLLLLSFIKFVYSPLRWIAVAAVAAGIYPILAKAFASIKRLRIDINILVIITVIATLAMQDFMEAAAVVFLFTIADWLETRASYKASSVMQSLMSLAPQKAIIAETGEEVEVDEVKVSTVVAVKAGETIPIDGIVVDGNCEVDEKTLTGEAFPVPKQRDSMVWAGTINLNGYVTVKTTSLAGDCVVAKMAKLVEEAQSSKTKSQRLIDKCSQYYTPAIIIISAGFAIVPIIMKVHNLTHWFHLALVVLVSACPCGLILSTPVATFCALTKAATSGLLIKSADYLDTLSKIKIAAFDKTGTITRGEFIVIDFKSLSRDITLRSLLYWVSSVESKSSHPMAATIVDHAKSVSVEPKPEEVEDYQNFPGEGIYGKIDGNDIYIGNKRIASRAGCSTVPEIEVDTKGGKTVGYVYVGERLAGVFSLSDACRSGVSQAMTELKSMGIKTAMLTGDSQASAMHAQEQLGNVLDVVHGELLPEDKSKIIQEFKKEGPTAMVGDGVNDAPALATADIGISMGISGSALATQTGHIILMSNDIRRIPQAIKLARRARRKVVQNVFLSITFKAGILAFAFAGHPLIWAAVLVDVGTCLLVIFNSMLLLREKKKIGNKKCYRASTSMLNGRKLEGDDDVVDLEAGLLTKSGNGECNSGCCGDKKAQEKVMMRPSHTTSSDHFHSGCCGDKKQDNVKVVRDGCCGEKTRKPEGDIASLSSCKKSTTHVKHDLKMKGGSGCCANKNEKGKEVVAKSCCEKPKQEMESAGDCRSGRCEKKKQYEEIVPKEILGKELTVLEIELKTKDGETCKTSCCDKNEKVKETSLLLSSEDTSYLEKRVMIKDNVNCKSGFCDGENQTAEVTIVDCSSGCCENKATEKQTCHEKAALDMESGVSCDLKLVCCGKTEGEVGEQSDMEINIEAHCKSGCCIDEKQTGEINLGSEDDTANQDCSSACCVDKEEVTQSFHEKKHVVLVNEEGLDRESGVCCETKLVCCGSAEGEVEEKCDMELKNEGHCKSGCCSDEKHTGEITLASEEETESTDCSSGCCVDKEEVTSICHEKPVSLVVAGLETEGGGDCKSHCCGTGLTQEESSNLVNEESAQSGGCGTMKVSSQNCCSEREIEKVSSQSCCTSPIDLVLSDLQVKKVERWESSNRPIKVETCCKVKTPEACASICREREMRHSSKNCCRSYAKEFCGHGHHHHRHHHHHHHHHVSV; from the exons atggcGTCgtcacaaaacaaagaagaagagaaaaagaaagtgaagaagttgcAAAAGAGTTACTTCGACGTTCTTGGAATCTGTTGTACATCAGAGGTTCCTATTATCGAAAACATTCTCAAGTCTCTTGATGGCGTTAAAGATTTTTCCGTCATCGTTCCGTCGCGAACCGTGATCGTTGTTCACGACAGCCTCCTCATCTCCCCCTTCCAAATTG CTAAGGCACTGAACCAAGCTAGGTTAGAAGCAAACGTGAGAGTAAACGGAGAAACAAACTTCAAGAACAAATGGCCAAGCCCCTTCGCGGTGGTTTCCGGCTtacttctccttctctccttcATAAAATTCGTCTACTCGCCTTTACGTTGGATCGCCGTCGCAGCAGTCGCCGCCGGGATTTATCCGATTCTTGCCAAAGCCTTTGCTTCCATTAAAAGGCTTAGGATCGACATCAACATTTTGGTCATTATAACCG TGATTGCAACACTTGCAATGCAAGATTTCATGGAGGCTGCAGCAGTTGTGTTCTTATTCACCATAGCTGACTGGCTCGAAACAAGAGCTAGCTACAAG GCGAGTTCGGTAATGCAGTCTTTAATGAGCCTAGCACCTCAGAAGGCAATAATAGCCGAGACTGGAGAAGAGGTTGAAGTAGATGAGGTTAAGGTTAGCACAGTTGTAGCAGTTAAAGCCGGTGAGACTATACCAATTGATGGAATTGTGGTGGATGGAAACTGTGAAGTAGACGAGAAAACCTTAACGGGTGAAGCATTTCCTGTGCCTAAACAGAGAGATTCTATGGTTTGGGCTGGAACCATCAATCTAAATG GGTATGTAACGGTGAAAACAACTTCTTTAGCTGGTGATTGCGTGGTTGCAAAGATGGCTAAGCTAGTAGAAGAAGCTCAGAGTAGTAAAACCAAATCTCAGAGACTAATAGACAAATGCTCTCAGTACTATACTCCTG CAATCATCATAATATCAGCTGGCTTTGCAATTGTCCCTATTATAATGAAGGTTCACAACCTCACCCATTGGTTTCACTTAGCACTAGTTGTGTTAGTCAGTGCTTGTCCCTGTGGGCTTATACTCTCTACACCAGTTGCTACCTTCTGTGCACTTACTAAAGCGGCTACTTCAGGGCTTCTGATCAAAAGTGCTGATTATCTTGACACTCTCTCAAAGATCAAGATCGCTGCTTTCGACAAAACTGGGACTATTACCAGAGGAGAGTTCATCGTCATAGATTTCAAGTCACTCTCTAGAGATATAACCCTACGCAGCTTGCTTtactg ggTATCAAGTGTTGAAAGCAAATCAAGTCATCCAATGGCTGCAACAATCGTGGACCATGCGAAATCTGTTTCTGTTGAGCCTAAGCCAGAAGAGGTTGAGGACTACCAGAACTTTCCAGGTGAAGGTATCTACGGAAAGATTGATGGCAACGATATCTACATTGGGAACAAAAGGATTGCTTCTCGAGCTGGTTGTTCAACAG TTCCAGAGATTGAAGTTGATACAAAAGGTGGGAAGACTGTGGGATATGTTTATGTAGGTGAAAGACTAGCTGGAGTTTTCAGTCTTTCTGATGCTTGTAGATCCGGTGTATCTCAAGCAATGACAGAACTGAAATCTATGGGAATCAAAACCGCAATGCTAACAGGAGATAGTCAAGCCTCGGCGATGCATGCTCAGGAACAG CTAGGGAATGTTTTGGATGTTGTACATGGAGAACTTCTTCCAGAAGATAAATCCAAAATCATACAAGAGTTTAAGAAAGAAGGACCAACCGCAATGGTAGGGGACGGTGTGAATGATGCACCTGCTTTAGCTACTGCTGATATTGGTATCTCCATGGGGATTTCTGGCTCTGCACTAGCGACTCAGACTGGTCATATTATTCTGATGTCTAATGACATAAGGAGGATACCACAAGCGATAAAGCTAGCGAGAAGAGCTCGGCGCAAAGTTGTTCAAAACGTGTTTCTTTCCATTACTTTCAAAGCAGGAATACTGGCTTTCGCCTTTGCTGGTCATCCTTTGATTTGGGCAGCGGTACTGGTTGATGTAGGGACTTGTCTGCTTGTGATTTTCAATAGTATGTTGTTGCTgcgagagaagaaaaagattggGAACAAAAAGTGTTACAGGGCTTCTACATCTATGTTGAATGGTAGGAAGCTTGAAGGCGATGATGATGTTGTAGATTTAGAAGCAGGCTTGTTGACAAAGAGCGGGAATGGTGAATGCAACTCAGGATGTTGTGGTGACAAGAAAGCTCAAGAGAAGGTGATGATGAGACCAAGTCATACAACCAGTTCTGATCACTTTCACTCTGGTTGTTGTGGTGATAAGAAGCAAGACAATGTAAAGGTTGTGAGAGATGGCTGTTGCGGTGAGAAAACTAGGAAAC CAGAGGGAGATATAGCTTCATTGAGTTCATGCAAGAAGTCGACTACTCATGTCAAACATGACCTGAAAATGAAAGGTGGTTCAGGTTGTTGTGCTAACAAAAATGAGAAGGGTAAGGAAGTAGTGGCAAAGAGCTGTTGTGAGAAGCCCAAACAGGAAATGGAGAGTGCTGGAGACTGCAGGTCTGGCCGttgcgagaagaagaagcaatatgAGGAAATTGTGCCGAAGGAGATTCTTGGTAAGGAATTAACTGTTTTGGAAATAGAGTTGAAGACAAAGGATGGTGAAACCTGCAAAACAAGCTGTTGTGACAAAAACGAGAAGGTTAAGGAAACAAGTTTGTTGCTTTCAAGTGAGGACACATCTTACCTGGAGAAGAGAGTGATGATTAAAGATAATGTAAACTGCAAGTCTGGCTTTTGCGATGGTGAAAATCAAACTGCTGAAGTTACAATTGTGGATTGTAGCTCAGGATGTTGCGAGAACAAGGCGACAGAGAAACAAACCTGCCATGAGAAGGCAGCTCTGGACATGGAAAGTGGTGTAAGTTGTGATCTCAAGCTGGTTTGTTGTGGTAAGACAGAAGGGGAAGTGGGAGAACAATCTGATATGGAGATAAATATTGAAGCACATTGCAAGTCTGGATGCTGCATTGATGAAAAACAAACTGGAGAAATTAACCTGGGTTCTGAGGATGATACAGCCAATCAGGATTGCTCCTCGGCATGTTGTGTGGACAAAGAAGAAGTGACACAAAGCTTCCATGAAAAGAAGCATGTTGTGTTGGTAAATGAGGAAGGTTTGGACAGGGAAAGCGGTGTATGTTGTGAAACCAAGTTGGTTTGTTGTGGCAGCGCAGAAGGGGAAGTGGAGGAGAAATGTGATATGGAGCTAAAGAATGAAGGTCACTGCAAATCAGGTTGCTGCAGCGATGAAAAACATACCGGGGAAATCACTCTGGCTTCAGAGGAAGAGACAGAAAGCACGGATTGTTCCTCGGGATGTTGTGTGGACAAAGAAGAAGTGACAAGTATCTGTCATGAGAAGCCTGTTAGCTTGGTGGTTGCAGGCTTGGAAACTGAAGGTGGTGGTGATTGCAAATCACATTGTTGCGGAACTGGTTTGACACAAGAAGAGTCTTCTAATTTGGTCAATGAGGAGAGTGCTCAATCTGGAGGCTGTGGAACAATGAAAGTATCTAGCCAAAACTGTTGCAGCGAGCGAGAGATAGAGAAAGTCTCTAGTCAAAGCTGTTGCACAAGTCCTATTGATCTGGTGTTATCTGACTTGCAAGTGAAGAAGGTTGAGCGTTGGGAGAGCTCAAACAGACCCATCAAGGTAGAGACCTGTTGCAAAGTGAAGACTCCAGAGGCTTGCGCATCAATATGTAGGGAAAGAGAGATGCGTCACAGTAGTAAAAACTGTTGCAGGAGTTATGCAAAGGAGTTTTGCGGCCACGGCCACCATCatcaccgccaccaccaccaccatcaccatcaccatgtGAGTGTTTGA
- the LOC109129450 gene encoding putative cadmium/zinc-transporting ATPase HMA4, which yields MQDFMEAAAVVFLFTIADWLETRASYKASSVMQSLMSLAPQKAIIAETGEEVEVDEVKVSTVVAVKAGETIPIDGIVVDGNCEVDEKTLTGEAFPVPKQRDSMVWAGTINLNGYVTVKTTSLAGDCVVAKMAKLVEEAQSSKTKSQRLIDKCSQYYTPAIIIISACFAIVPIIMKVHNLTHWFHLALVVLVSACPCGLILSTPVATFCALTKAATSGLLIKSADYLDTLSKIKIAAFDKTGTITRGEFIVIDFKSLSRDITLRSLLYWVSSVESKSSHPMAATIVDHAKSVSVEPRPEEVEDYQNFPGEGIYGKIDGNDIYIGNKRIASRAGCSTVPEIEVDTKGGKTVGYVYVGERLAGVFSLSDACRSGVSQAMTELKSMGIKTAMLTGDSQASAMHAQEQLGNVLDVVHGELLPEDKSKIIQEFKKEGPTAMVGDGVNDAPALATADIGISMGISGSALATQTGHIILMSNDIRRIPQAIKLARRARRKVVQNVFLSITFKAGILAFAFAGHPLIWAAVLVDVGTCLLVIFNSMLLLREKKKIGNKKCYRASTSMLNGRKLEGDDDVVDLEAGLLTKSGNGECNSGCCGDKKAQEKVMMRPSHTTSSDHFHSGCCGDKKQDNVKVVRDGCCGEKTRKPEGDIASLSSCKKSTTHVKHDLKMKGGSGCCANKNEKGKEVVAKSCCEKPKQEMESAGDCRSGRCEKKKQYEEIVPKEILGKELTVLEIELKTKDGETCKTSCCDKNEKVKETSLLLSSEDTSYLEKRVMIKDNVNCKSGFXLTSPSLLHKIRLLAFTLDRRRSSRRRDLSDSCQSLCFH from the exons ATGCAAGATTTCATGGAGGCTGCAGCAGTTGTGTTCTTATTCACCATAGCTGACTGGCTCGAAACAAGAGCTAGCTACAAG GCGAGTTCGGTAATGCAGTCTTTAATGAGCCTAGCACCTCAGAAGGCAATAATAGCCGAGACTGGAGAAGAGGTTGAAGTAGATGAGGTTAAGGTTAGCACAGTTGTAGCAGTTAAAGCCGGTGAGACTATACCAATTGATGGAATTGTGGTGGATGGAAACTGTGAAGTAGACGAGAAAACCTTAACGGGTGAAGCATTTCCTGTGCCTAAACAGAGAGATTCTATGGTTTGGGCTGGAACCATCAATCTAAATG GGTATGTAACGGTGAAAACAACTTCTTTAGCTGGTGATTGCGTGGTTGCAAAGATGGCTAAGCTAGTAGAAGAAGCTCAGAGTAGTAAAACCAAATCTCAGAGACTAATAGACAAATGCTCTCAGTACTATACTCCTG CAATCATCATAATATCAGCTTGCTTTGCAATTGTCCCTATTATAATGAAGGTTCACAACCTCACCCATTGGTTTCACTTAGCACTAGTTGTGTTAGTCAGTGCTTGTCCTTGTGGGCTTATACTCTCTACACCAGTTGCTACCTTCTGTGCACTTACTAAAGCGGCTACTTCAGGGCTTCTGATCAAAAGTGCTGATTATCTTGACACTCTCTCAAAGATCAAGATCGCTGCTTTCGACAAAACTGGGACTATTACCAGAGGAGAGTTCATCGTCATAGATTTCAAGTCACTCTCTAGAGATATAACCCTACGCAGCTTGCTTTactg GGTATCAAGTGTTGAAAGCAAATCAAGTCATCCAATGGCTGCAACAATCGTGGACCATGCAAAATCTGTTTCTGTTGAGCCTAGGCCTGAAGAGGTTGAGGACTACCAGAACTTTCCAGGTGAAGGAATCTACGGGAAGATTGATGGCAACGATATCTACATCGGGAACAAAAGGATCGCTTCTCGTGCTGGTTGTTCTACAG TTCCAGAGATTGAAGTTGATACAAAAGGTGGGAAGACTGTGGGATATGTTTATGTAGGTGAAAGACTAGCTGGAGTTTTCAGTCTTTCTGATGCTTGTAGATCCGGTGTATCTCAAGCAATGACAGAACTGAAATCTATGGGAATCAAAACCGCAATGCTAACAGGAGATAGTCAAGCCTCGGCGATGCATGCTCAGGAACAG CTAGGGAATGTTTTGGATGTTGTACATGGAGAACTTCTTCCAGAAGATAAATCCAAAATCATACAAGAGTTTAAGAAAGAAGGACCAACCGCAATGGTAGGGGACGGTGTGAATGATGCACCTGCTTTAGCTACTGCTGATATTGGTATCTCCATGGGGATTTCTGGCTCTGCACTAGCGACTCAGACTGGTCATATTATTCTGATGTCTAATGACATAAGGAGGATACCACAAGCGATAAAGCTAGCGAGAAGAGCTCGGCGCAAAGTTGTTCAAAACGTGTTTCTTTCCATTACTTTCAAAGCAGGAATACTGGCTTTCGCCTTTGCTGGTCATCCTTTGATTTGGGCAGCGGTACTGGTTGATGTAGGGACTTGTCTGCTTGTGATTTTCAATAGTATGTTGTTGCTgcgagagaagaaaaagattggGAACAAAAAGTGTTACAGGGCTTCTACATCTATGTTGAATGGTAGGAAGCTTGAAGGCGATGATGATGTTGTAGATTTAGAAGCAGGCTTGTTGACAAAGAGCGGGAATGGTGAATGCAACTCAGGATGTTGTGGTGACAAGAAAGCTCAAGAGAAGGTGATGATGAGACCAAGTCATACAACCAGTTCTGATCACTTTCACTCTGGTTGTTGTGGTGATAAGAAGCAAGACAATGTAAAGGTTGTGAGAGATGGCTGTTGCGGTGAGAAAACTAGGAAACCAGAGGGAGATATAGCTTCATTGAGTTCATGCAAGAAGTCGACTACTCATGTCAAACATGACCTGAAAATGAAAGGTGGTTCAGGTTGTTGTGCTAACAAAAATGAGAAGGGTAAGGAAGTAGTGGCAAAGAGCTGTTGTGAGAAGCCCAAACAGGAAATGGAGAGTGCTGGAGACTGCAGGTCTGGCCGttgcgagaagaagaagcaatatgAGGAAATTGTGCCGAAGGAGATTCTTGGTAAGGAATTAACTGTTTTGGAAATAGAGTTGAAGACAAAGGATGGTGAAACCTGCAAAACAAGCTGTTGTGACAAAAACGAGAAGGTTAAGGAAACAAGTTTGTTGCTTTCAAGTGAGGACACATCTTACCTGGAGAAGAGAGTGATGATTAAAGATAATGTAAACTGCAAGTCTGGCTTTNGGCTtacttctccttctctccttcATAAAATTCGTCTACTCGCCTTTACGTTGGATCGCCGTCGCAGCAGTCGCCGCCGGGATTTATCCGATTCTTGCCAAAGCCTTTGCTTCCATTAA
- the LOC109124976 gene encoding putative cadmium/zinc-transporting ATPase HMA4 gives MQDFMEAAAVVFLFTIADWLETRASYKASSVMQSLMSLAPQKAIIAETGEEVEVDEVKVSTVVAVKAGETIPIDGIVVDGNCEVDEKTLTGEAFPVPKQRDSMVWAGTINLNGYVTVKTTSLAGDCVVAKMAKLVEEAQSSKTKSQRLIDKCSQYYTPAIIIISACFAIVPIIMKVHNLTHWFHLALVVLVSACPCGLILSTPVATFCALTKAATSGLLIKSADYLDTLSKIKIAAFDKTGTITRGEFIVIDFKSLSRDITLRSLLYWVSSVESKSSHPMAATIVDHAKSVSVEPRPEEVEDYQNFPGEGIYGKIDGNDIYIGNKRIASRAGCSTVPEIEVDTKGGKTVGYVYVGERLAGVFSLSDACRSGVSQAMTELKSMGIKTAMLTGDSQASAMHAQEQLGNVLDVVHGELLPEDKSKIIQEFKKEGPTAMVGDGVNDAPALATADIGISMGISGSALATQTGHIILMSNDIRRIPQAIKLARRARRKVVQNVFLSITFKAGILAFAFAGHPLIWAAVLVDVGTCLLVIFNSMLLLREKKKIGNKKCYRASTSMLNGRKLEGDDDVVDLEAGLLTKSGNGECNSGCCGDKKAQEKVMMRPSHTTSSDHFHSGCCGDKKQDNVKVVRDGCCGEKTRKPEGDIASLSSCKKSTTHVKHDLKMKGGSGCCANKNEKGKEVVAKSCCEKPKQEMESAGDCRSGRCEKKKQYEEIVPKEILGKELTVLEIELKTKDGETCKTSCCDKNEKVKETSLLLSSEDTSYLEKRVMIKDNVNCKSGFCDGENQTAEVTIVDCSSGCCENKATEKQTCHEKAALDMESGVSCDLKLVCCGKTEGEVGEQSDMEINIEAHCKSGCCIDEKQTGEINLGSEDDTANQDCSSACCVDKEEVTQSFHEKKHVVLVNEEGLDRESGVCCETKLVCCGSAEGEVEEKCDMELKNEGHCKSGCCSDEKHTGEITLASEEXP, from the exons ATGCAAGATTTCATGGAGGCTGCAGCAGTTGTGTTCTTATTCACCATAGCTGACTGGCTCGAAACAAGAGCTAGCTACAAG GCGAGTTCGGTAATGCAGTCTTTAATGAGCCTAGCACCTCAGAAGGCAATAATAGCCGAGACTGGAGAAGAGGTTGAAGTAGATGAGGTTAAGGTTAGCACAGTTGTAGCAGTTAAAGCCGGTGAGACTATACCAATTGATGGAATTGTGGTGGATGGAAACTGTGAAGTAGACGAGAAAACCTTAACGGGTGAAGCATTTCCTGTGCCTAAACAGAGAGATTCTATGGTTTGGGCTGGAACCATCAATCTAAATG GGTATGTAACGGTGAAAACAACTTCTTTAGCTGGTGATTGCGTGGTTGCAAAGATGGCTAAGCTAGTAGAAGAAGCTCAGAGTAGTAAAACCAAATCTCAGAGACTAATAGACAAATGCTCTCAGTACTATACTCCTG CAATCATCATAATATCAGCTTGCTTTGCAATTGTCCCTATTATAATGAAGGTTCACAACCTCACCCATTGGTTTCACTTAGCACTAGTTGTGTTAGTCAGTGCTTGTCCTTGTGGGCTTATACTCTCTACACCAGTTGCTACCTTCTGTGCACTTACTAAAGCGGCTACTTCAGGGCTTCTGATCAAAAGTGCTGATTATCTTGACACTCTCTCAAAGATCAAGATCGCTGCTTTCGACAAAACTGGGACTATTACCAGAGGAGAGTTCATCGTCATAGATTTCAAGTCACTCTCTAGAGATATAACCCTACGCAGCTTGCTTTactg GGTATCAAGTGTTGAAAGCAAATCAAGTCATCCAATGGCTGCAACAATCGTGGACCATGCAAAATCTGTTTCTGTTGAGCCTAGGCCTGAAGAGGTTGAGGACTACCAGAACTTTCCAGGTGAAGGAATCTACGGGAAGATTGATGGCAACGATATCTACATCGGGAACAAAAGGATCGCTTCTCGTGCTGGTTGTTCTACAG TTCCAGAGATTGAAGTTGATACAAAAGGTGGGAAGACTGTGGGATATGTTTATGTAGGTGAAAGACTAGCTGGAGTTTTCAGTCTTTCTGATGCTTGTAGATCCGGTGTATCTCAAGCAATGACAGAACTGAAATCTATGGGAATCAAAACCGCAATGCTAACAGGAGATAGTCAAGCCTCGGCGATGCATGCTCAGGAACAG CTAGGGAATGTTTTGGATGTTGTACATGGAGAACTTCTTCCAGAAGATAAATCCAAAATCATACAAGAGTTTAAGAAAGAAGGACCAACCGCAATGGTAGGGGACGGTGTGAATGATGCACCTGCTTTAGCTACTGCTGATATTGGTATCTCCATGGGGATTTCTGGCTCTGCACTAGCGACTCAGACTGGTCATATTATTCTGATGTCTAATGACATAAGGAGGATACCACAAGCGATAAAGCTAGCGAGAAGAGCTCGGCGCAAAGTTGTTCAAAACGTGTTTCTTTCCATTACTTTCAAAGCAGGAATACTGGCTTTCGCCTTTGCTGGTCATCCTTTGATTTGGGCAGCGGTACTGGTTGATGTAGGGACTTGTCTGCTTGTGATTTTCAATAGTATGTTGTTGCTgcgagagaagaaaaagattggGAACAAAAAGTGTTACAGGGCTTCTACATCTATGTTGAATGGTAGGAAGCTTGAAGGCGATGATGATGTTGTAGATTTAGAAGCAGGCTTGTTGACAAAGAGCGGGAATGGTGAATGCAACTCAGGATGTTGTGGTGACAAGAAAGCTCAAGAGAAGGTGATGATGAGACCAAGTCATACAACCAGTTCTGATCACTTTCACTCTGGTTGTTGTGGTGATAAGAAGCAAGACAATGTAAAGGTTGTGAGAGATGGCTGTTGCGGTGAGAAAACTAGGAAACCAGAGGGAGATATAGCTTCATTGAGTTCATGCAAGAAGTCGACTACTCATGTCAAACATGACCTGAAAATGAAAGGTGGTTCAGGTTGTTGTGCTAACAAAAATGAGAAGGGTAAGGAAGTAGTGGCAAAGAGCTGTTGTGAGAAGCCCAAACAGGAAATGGAGAGTGCTGGAGACTGCAGGTCTGGCCGttgcgagaagaagaagcaatatgAGGAAATTGTGCCGAAGGAGATTCTTGGTAAGGAATTAACTGTTTTGGAAATAGAGTTGAAGACAAAGGATGGTGAAACCTGCAAAACAAGCTGTTGTGACAAAAACGAGAAGGTTAAGGAAACAAGTTTGTTGCTTTCAAGTGAGGACACATCTTACCTGGAGAAGAGAGTGATGATTAAAGATAATGTAAACTGCAAGTCTGGCTTTTGCGATGGTGAAAATCAAACTGCTGAAGTTACAATTGTGGATTGTAGCTCAGGATGTTGCGAGAACAAGGCGACAGAGAAACAAACCTGCCATGAGAAGGCAGCTCTGGACATGGAAAGTGGTGTAAGTTGTGATCTCAAGCTGGTTTGTTGTGGTAAGACAGAAGGGGAAGTGGGAGAACAATCTGATATGGAGATAAATATTGAAGCACATTGCAAGTCTGGATGCTGCATTGATGAAAAACAAACTGGAGAAATTAACCTGGGTTCTGAGGATGATACAGCCAATCAGGATTGCTCCTCGGCATGTTGTGTGGACAAAGAAGAAGTGACACAAAGCTTCCATGAAAAGAAGCATGTTGTGTTGGTAAATGAGGAAGGTTTGGACAGGGAAAGCGGTGTATGTTGTGAAACCAAGTTGGTTTGTTGTGGCAGCGCAGAAGGGGAAGTGGAGGAGAAATGTGATATGGAGCTAAAGAATGAAGGTCACTGCAAATCAGGTTGCTGCAGCGATGAAAAACATACCGGGGAAATCACTCTGGCTTCAGAGGAAGANcct